The following proteins are co-located in the Malus sylvestris chromosome 13, drMalSylv7.2, whole genome shotgun sequence genome:
- the LOC126597798 gene encoding uncharacterized protein LOC126597798: MGDRERRRDRDRERRRDRVRVKSSHTPERTRPRHTRSRTRSISRSRTPDDRSHRRRQHHDRSLSTEPRKQQRRESTVEDERDRQKAAVLDLVEGIAKEQKTQQKPSSDGDGGEGMDEDEIEMMKKLGVPTGFDSTKGKPVLGADVSGVRAVTKRQPRQYMNRRGGFNRPLPAELSR; encoded by the coding sequence ATGGGGGACCGAGAACGACGCAGAGACCGTGACAGAGAAAGACGCCGAGACCGCGTCCGCGTCAAGAGCTCGCATACACCCGAGCGCACCAGACCACGCCATACCCGCTCCCGCACGCGCTCCATCTCCCGTTCTCGGACTCCAGACGACAGGTCCCACCGGCGGCGCCAGCACCACGACCGCAGCCTCTCGACGGAGCCACGCAAGCAGCAGCGGCGCGAGTCGACTGTGGAGGACGAGAGGGACAGGCAGAAGGCCGCGGTTTTGGACTTGGTTGAGGGCATCGCGAAGGAGCAGAAAACTCAGCAGAAGCCGAGCAgcgatggtgatggtggtgagGGTATGGACGAGGATGAGATTGAGATGATGAAGAAATTGGGGGTGCCGACTGGGTTCGACTCGACAAAAGGGAAGCCGGTGCTGGGCGCCGATGTAAGTGGCGTTAGGGCGGTCACGAAGCGGCAGCCAAGACAGTATATGAACCGCCGCGGTGGATTTAATCGGCCGTTACCTGCCGAGCTCAGTCGCTAG
- the LOC126597743 gene encoding uncharacterized protein LOC126597743 encodes MASHISVLKSDEIVLNHQSFHNEKIQAREKVDEFLSQYRPKYKPKSPPCLHPTLKKFKRVRDYAKYHEDGSARFRSNSKFQVSFGVFRSDLAGKNEKVFDLLDKKVEDSVIISPVLDSDCMKSKIQACVLGSSVPNGLVAAFRDKFDQFRTSPLSNRESNCKNDLAQEFIFIISVSDDGLVKLDSLALQVFDERSHSADCDFQLGYHMPISDTEVTLRRFFTSNVQIKDAHSSKFLVCNGEVMKNGTIVHLKLGFHELILDKGGTTIQMLLNSKSTGKVEAILVHENASAQLFDALQPLGGFYNDAIVSVRFQFTYHKGIRDKGGTIFISEFNSMEFLAICELGFVLNAKKRSFLEEADPLIVPVETTFLASNLFDKTTFITNRV; translated from the coding sequence ATGGCGTCTCATATCTCTGTTTTGAAATCGGATGAAATCGTTCTCAACCATCAATCCTTCCACAACGAAAAGATTCAGGCCCGTGAGAAAGTTGATGAATTCTTGTCTCAGTACCGTCCAAAATACAAGCCCAAAAGTCCTCCTTGTTTGCACCCAAcattgaagaaatttaagagGGTTCGCGACTACGCCAAATACCACGAAGATGGTTCTGCAAGGTTTCGTTCCAATTCCAAATTTCAAGTAAGTTTTGGGGTTTTTCGAAGTGATTTGGCTGGGAAGAATGAAAAGGTTTTCGATTTACTCGACAAGAAGGTTGAAGATTCTGTGATAATTTCTCCAGTTCTTGATTCTGATTGCATGAAATCCAAGATTCAAGCTTGCGTTCTGGGTTCTTCAGTTCCTAACGGATTGGTTGCTGCATTTAGAGATAAATTCGATCAATTCAGGACGTCGCCTTTGTCGAATCGTGAATCTAATTGCAAGAACGACTTGGCCCaagaattcattttcataatttcAGTATCAGATGATGGGTTGGTgaaacttgattcacttgcacTCCAAGTGTTTGATGAAAGGTCACACTCAGCAGATTGTGATTTTCAGTTGGGCTATCACATGCCGATTTCTGACACCGAAGTTACACTTCGTAGGTTCTTTACTTCGAATGTTCAAATTAAAGATGCTCATAGTTCTAAATTTCTTGTTTGTAATGGTgaagtcatgaaaaatggtaCGATTGTGCATTTGAAGCTTGGTTTCCATGAGTTAATTCTTGACAAAGGTGGAACAACTATTCAAATGCTCCTTAATTCGAAATCTACTGGAAAAGTTGAAGCCATTTTGGTGCACGAAAATGCTTCTGCTCAACTGTTTGATGCACTGCAGCCTTTAGGTGGGTTTTATAATGATGCAATTGTTTCTGTTAGATTTCAGTTCACCTACCATAAAGGAATTCGTGATAAAGGTGGAACTATATTTATCTCTGAATTCAATTCAATGGAATTCTTAGCAATCTGTGAGTTGGGTTTCGTTCTTAATGCGAAAAAGAGGAGTTTTTTGGAGGAAGCTGACCCCTTGATTGTACCTGTTGAGACGACTTTTCTTGCTTCCAATCTGTTTGATAAGACGACTTTTATTACTAATAGAGTGTAG